From Juglans regia cultivar Chandler chromosome 6, Walnut 2.0, whole genome shotgun sequence, the proteins below share one genomic window:
- the LOC108981370 gene encoding pentatricopeptide repeat-containing protein At3g26540, giving the protein MGVSAASILNSLLHSRTNRAHTQPTSAKVLTNTILVHLRAGRLRKAVSVLFAAPVSVPYSLYARLFRICCANFAIVEARKVESHLVTFSPTPPVFLLNRAIESYGKCGCLVDARELFEEMPQRDGGSWNAMITAYAQGGCPGKALSLFSVMNGLGVNASEVTFASVLASCAAVLALCLSRQIHGLIVKYGFCGNVILESSLVDVYGKCKVIIDARRMFDEIENPTAVSWNVIVRRYLEVDDGKEAVFMFFQMFLEAVRPLNFTFSNALIACSRISALEEGMQIHGVAIKVGFGDNDVVSSSVIDMYVKCGKLENARRVFEQPGSKNLISWTSIVSGYAMSRKTGEARELFDQMPERNVISWNAMLAGYTCSLQWEKALDFVFLMRNSTKDIDHVTLGLILNVCAGLSDVEVGKQVHGFIYRNGFFSNLFVGNALLDMYGKCGNLKSARVWFYQISQWRDIISWNALLTSYACHGLSEQAMTIFSEMQWETRPSKFTFGTLLSACANTFALDHGKQIHGFMIRNGYEIDIVIRGALVDMYSKCRCLEYALTVFKEAGSRDVILWNSIIFGCSHNRRGREILQLFGLMEEEGIKPDQVTFQGILLACICDGLVELGTQYFNSMSNEYCVMPRLEHHECMIELYSRHGHMIELENFVKNMAFEPTAPMLLSVFDACRKHGHIRLGEWAAERLNQLNPSSPLEFQIVNGER; this is encoded by the coding sequence ATGGGCGTGAGTGCAGCCTCTATACTGAACAGCCTTCTTCACAGCCGAACCAACCGGGCCCATACTCAACCCACCAGCGCCAAAGTCTTGACCAACACCATCCTCGTTCACCTCAGAGCGGGTCGTCTTCGCAAAGCTGTTTCCGTTCTCTTTGCTGCCCCAGTATCCGTCCCTTATTCCCTTTACGCACGTCTCTTCCGAATATGTTGTGCCAATTTTGCCATTGTTGAGGCGCGGAAGGTCGAGTCCCATTTGGTCACCTTCTCACCTACGCCGCCGGTTTTTCTTTTGAACCGGGCAATTGAGTCTTATGGAAAATGTGGGTGTTTGGTTGATGCGAGGGAGCTGTTTGAGGAAATGCCTCAAAGAGATGGGGGGTCTTGGAATGCTATGATTACGGCCTACGCACAAGGAGGGTGCCCTGGGAAGGCCTTGTCCTTGTTTTCAGTAATGAATGGTTTGGGAGTTAATGCAAGTGAGGTCACGTTCGCCAGTGTTCTTGCGTCCTGTGCTGCAGTCTTGGCTCTTTGTCTTTCTAGACAAATTCACGGGCTTATTGTGAAATATGGGTTTTGTGGGAATGTAATCTTGGAGAGTTCACTTGTTGATGTATACGGGAAATGTAAGGTTATCATTGATGCACGCAGAATGTTTGATGAGATCGAGAATCCAACTGCTGTTTCTTGGAATGTGATTGTGAGGCGGTATCTCGAGGTGGATGATGGAAAAGAGGCAGTGTTTATGTTTTTTCAGATGTTCCTAGAAGCTGTTAGGCCCTTGAATTTTACTTTCTCTAATGCACTTATTGCTTGTTCAAGAATATCTGCGCTAGAGGAGGGGATGCAAATTCATGGAGTTGCGATTAAAGTTGGTTTTGGGGATAATGACGTTGTTTCAAGCTCTGTCATTGATATGTATGTCAAGTGTGGGAAACTAGAGAATGCTCGCAGGGTATTTGAACAGCCAGGTTCAAAGAATTTGATTTCTTGGACTTCAATTGTGTCAGGGTATGCAATGAGTAGAAAAACTGGGGAGGCAAGAGAGCTGTTCGATCAGATGCCAGAACGCAATGTAATCTCCTGGAATGCAATGTTGGCAGGGTACACCTGTTCCCTTCAATGGGAAAAGGCCTTGGACTTTGTATTTTTGATGCGCAATTCAACTAAAGACATTGACCATGTCACGCTTGGATTGATACTAAACGTGTGTGCTGGTCTTTCAGATGTTGAAGTGGGAAAACAGGTCCATGGTTTTATCTACCGAAATGGTTTCTTTTCTAATCTCTTTGTTGGCAATGCCCTTCTTGACATGTATGGTAAATGTGGGAACTTAAAAAGTGCCCGAGTTTGGTTTTACCAAATAAGTCAATGGAGGGATATTATTTCATGGAATGCTTTGTTGACTAGCTATGCTTGTCATGGCTTGAGCGAACAAGCTATGACAATTTTCTCAGAGATGCAGTGGGAGACTAGACCAAGTAAATTTACATTTGGAACCCTTTTATCAGCCTGTGCGAATACTTTTGCTCTTGATCATGGCAAACAAATTCATGGATTTATGATTAGAAATGGTTATGAGATTGATATTGTGATCAGAGGAGCCTTGGTAGACATGTACTCAAAATGTCGTTGTCTTGAGTATGCTCTCACAGTTTTCAAAGAGGCTGGTTCACGGGATGTGATTCTCTGGAACTCCATAATTTTTGGATGTTCTCACAACCGAAGAGGTAGGGAGATACTCCAATTGTTCGGGTTAATGGAGGAGGAAGGTATAAAGCCAGATCAAGTCACCTTTCAAGGAATTTTGCTTGCTTGTATATGTGATGGCCTAGTTGAGTTGGGAACGCAGTACTTTAATTCAATGAGCAATGAGTATTGCGTCATGCCTCGGTTAGAGCACCATGAGTGCATGATTGAACTATATAGTCGGCATGGGCACATGATTGAGCTTGAGAATTTTGTTAAAAACATGGCATTTGAACCCACTGCTCCCATGCTGCTGAGTGTCTTCGACGCTTGTAGAAAACATGGGCACATAAGGCTTGGAGAATGGGCTGCCGAACGACTTAATCAATTGAATCCTTCGTCTCCATTAGAATTCCAAATTGTCAATGGAGAGAGGTAG